The sequence taataaattaTCTAATCCTGCGACGTGATTATTGTAGATACACACaatgcgatatcaatgctcaaacgagATGTTGTGCATCCCTCGTTCCTGATatgttttttctcaaaaaacataATTTCTTTACAGAAACATCTTGGATGACAAGGGGGTGAGATAATTAACAGCAAATAGTTGTTCTGGAAGTATTATAGTGCAGAGCAATTGCAGTTAGAGCTGGGCCACTAAATGATATATCTAATCGCGATAATATTTGTCAATAAAAATAAGTTCTGGatttttttactctattttgatctaagagccaatcacacagcagaaatgtgcaacaaaggaaatttaaaagtgtgttgatattagagatgcaccaagTTTTTGGCCATTGAAAATTTATCGGTCAAATGCTATGCCATTTAATGAACCCTCTAATTTTCTTGGCTTCAGCCATTGTTGGGATACTcatttaaatctgaaagcattaacaacttatatcaaaataaataaataaataaatatatatatatatcgttattgttcaatatggaaaatacttattgagactgcatttttgctgtatcgcccagccctacttacaGTGTAGCTTCATATGAAAGTCATTCAAGCATTATTTACCTTAACAAACTGAGGCTTTCAGCACTGTGACTGTAGTAAGGGtcaccaacacacacacttttgtccAGTTTCTCAATCAAAACTGTGCGTGCTTGCTGCATCTTCTCAAAGTCTAAAAACACTACAAGCACCTGCACAAAGAAAAACACGTCATTATAGATTAAACATAATATAAATCCGTTATACAGGGACCAGATAAATCACATCGATACTTCATACTTCTGCCTGCATGTGGAAGAGATCCTCATCTCTTTGCAAATGCTTGGTCACGGTGATGTTTTCTTCCTGTTTGGAAAATAAACTTTTGTAATTGCTTGAAATCTTGCTGCTTTATAAAGGCACGTTTTAAAAACTGATCACCTTGACGTCGTGCTGTCTGGCGGTCTGTAGTATGTATTCCAGTCTTCGGGTAACGCTGTTGGTCACGTCGTTGACATTTTCTTTGCTGTTTTTGACGCTGATGGAGACGCAGGCGCGGTCTGGAGGACTGGATACCTCCGCGCAGCCCGTCACCTCAATCACCCTCACGTTGCTTTGAGCGGATAAATGTGTTTGCTTGCGCCCCCGGTTAAACACCGACTGGTTTTCGTCTCGGTAAACATCACCAGCAGACGGTGAAACCGCAGCAAAGACACGAGACGGGCTATGCGCCATGATTGTTGGTAAACCAACGTGGCGCTATGGCAACATGTGCAATGCATGTCGGGAAATGTAGTTTTTGTAATCGAATACacgtttgtaatatatttttactgtCGGTCTGTGGTAATATATCCCTAGTTTTCGTTTTGATACGCGGTGGCATACATATAATTTTAGTCTGTTTATTTGTGAAATGttattcaaataatttaaaatgtgttcTAGTTTACTCGTGGATTTAGAAAAAAAGTCATTTGAGCAGCAGAGGGCAGCACACATCAACAAACGggctaaaagggatagttcagcccaaaaagaaaattctgtcattatgcACCCTTTGCTTGTTCTAAAAATGTTTGACTtctcaggcctgtagccagagGGGGGTTGGATGGTTTGAAAGAACCACCTCCCACAAAGTCCAAAAAATGACCCCTATATTTACCCCGTGTTTGAAtgttatgccatcataaattgtaaaaaaaagtatcattaaaagaaggctttaagacacatttagtttttaattaattgaatagaataatagaatagaatgagctggccagttttaccagatttctattttttaaatgatggttaataataaacttgtatttaaaaaaataagtattttgtcatgtttatttataattttttaaaatgccaatctcataacaatatttataaaactggattaacttacagtttaaatccaaatttgtaaataaatacgtcGTAAAATATTATGGTAAGCACTTTGTAAGCACaaattttaggaaacatttttgGTAAATTAAAAAAGTGTGGTCATAatcaccatccaacaagctaatccagtaAAGATTAGTtcctaaaatgtcactaaatacatagttgaatagaaaatgaggcgaatacctgcaaaaatgtccactttttcaGAAAAATGAACCACTCTTTTCAATAGGCTTGCTACGGACCTCCTGCTGCTTcttctaaaaacctgtaaccactgactttcctACTACGGAAGtaaggtttttagctttcttcaaaatatcttctttttcttataattatagaatataatttgttattataaagaaactcttaaagctttggaatcacttgagggtgagtaaatggtgagtaaattttcattttggctgaactatctatttaaaactaatttaatactTAGAAGTtgataatcattaaaaataagatAAGGCCTAATTTCAAACAATAATTAAGAAACCATTCAGAACacttatgttattttaatttatgatgatgatgttgatgatgataataataataatgataataaacaaattaacactAACATAACTAGGATGCctcaaatgataaaaatataattaattctgTAAATCCTATAAAGAATCATGTTTGTAAACAAGGTCATGCTTTCAAAAAAGCTATTTCAAAGTTAGgcaaatttttttattgttggcttatttttactgtaaaaagatTGAACACAATTATAATGCATTTTATCATCCATTTTACACGAATTTTACGATTTTATCGAACCAAGTAACCAATAACTTTCggaacatttaaaaagtgtaatggggtatatgcagaaTGGTCAagagcttccggtgaactgtatgttGTAACAGAAAAACggcatgtttaaggtctgttttctttaaaaatcaatgaccTTCACTCCCAGATTGATATACTATATAAAGtaggtctcagaatgtacaagaagcactgctttACATTTTCCCGCTCCATGTCttcaaaatatgaacatttattttgccTCATTGttttcaatggagcttctgcactagcctgctgaaGCTGACAGCGCGTGCATGTAAAtagcttttcatctcgttttacgcttgaacacctaactgaatgctgaagtctatttaactgattatattttaattacattacaacatcaatacTGTAAAAAGAAGCGTAAAAAATGAAAAAGTCACATTACCCATACACCGGAGGTTTAttggtatgggaagaaacactagctgacCATATACCCTATTTAATAGGCTACCTaaagttttataaacatttatattgtaTGTTGTTGAATATATATGATATAGGCTAACTTAATTGCATACAAGTTCATTGTATTtctatttaaagcatttattttttcagatcAAACAGTTGTTATAAAATTTCTCCTATTTCTGCCTTTTATAGTTTATCCTATTAAAAAAACCAGCAATGTCTGTCCTAATGCAGTAATCGAaaacaacaatttcaacaaacaGTAAACCTTCTATTATTATGCACACATTTTATTGAGACATGAAACAGAATTGAATCTACAGTATAGAGCAGaatattatcattgttaaatTCTGATTATTATTACGCCCATTAGCGAGCATTAAAGCAGACTGTGATGTGTGCGCAgccgtgtgtttgtttgtattaaaCCGTGAAGCCCCTGTGTTTAATCTCGCTCTTGAAAATGCACAGGACGTGTTTGTTGATACTGTCTCGGGTTGCACATAGTTCTGTGTTGGCTTTTTGAAACTGTTTATCTGATGATGTTCCTTTGCCAAGATACATGCAATGGCTCCTTTTATTTGTTTAGCCATGTAGGCTTTGACTCTGGACCGCCGCCATTCTGTTGAAGGAAGGAATATTTAATGTTCAAGCTGGGATCGTGGGTTGTGGAGACACTGAGAGCTTCAAACGGCCTGATAAGCGATCCGATAAGTTGCGTACGGAAGCGCAGCAGTCGAGCTGTGGAGACCAGGCCAATTCCCAGGAAATGAGAAATAACATAAACTCTTTGTCCCTGTCTCTCTGTGGCTGACATGGAGTTAAAAGAGACAACCTCTGGGTCAGGCTTAGTGAATGTGTGCTATTTAAGGACTCTGACATTTTAAAggccatttttattgtttttgcattgGTCTCTTCTTTTATACATGTAAGTTTTGCTAAGGCTGTGTGCAAAAGGTGTCCACTTACAATGCAGCTGGAAAATAAGACTCATTCTATTTTGTTACgtttaaaaatctgtaaattgtatagatattacactgtaaaattatAGCCGCcttaaatattttagttgaatAGAATTAACTTTTGTAGTCATCTCAACTTGTATCAATCAAATTGACTAAATATAATGTTAAACTTGGTATAATTTAGTTGAAGCCTTATTAACTTAGTAAGTTAAAGCGACATAAAATATATgttgtcttgattttttttctctcataatttttagtgtatattaaacaatatttaattttattcattaagatttttttaagtatGAGCATGCAGTAGATTTTAATcataaacagtttttaattttatgtcaattttatttattttaacttgtctttatgtatttttatgttattttcacCTTTATTTCATTGCATTGCCTAATCATTGATTCATGGACACATTTAGAACACATTTGACAAAATGACAAGAATATTATTCCGTCTTTTGAATgggatgttaaaccgaggtcctgactctctgtggtcattaaaaagcccatagcacttctcataaaaagtaggggtgtaaccctggtgtcctggccataTTCCCTCTATTGGTCCTTACCCATCATGCCTCCCAATCATCCgtatccaccgaattggctccatcactgtctctccacacCAAAAGCTGGTGTGTGGCGAGTACagtggtgctgttgtcctgtggctgcagtcgcatcatccaagtggatgctgcacactggtggtattGTGGAGAGTCAaaccctcatgattgtgaagcgctttgggtgtgtgGCCAAACACAATTAATACGCTATATAAATACGACATTGTATTATCATCAGGAAAATGCAATTTAGCTAAATTATAGTACGtttcaaataattaattttattctattttatttcttaaatgaaGCATGCAGTAGATTTTACTTAACCAGAATATTGCAGTATCCAGTCATTATATTGTATCTtggttttgttttctatttttaattggATTGCAAGGACTTTATTGgactttaattcatttattagggaattaattaatttatttatttataatgggtTTATTTATAGACAAATTTGGCATATGTTTAACAAAATTAGAAATACAGTAGATTAtcatcaaaaaacattttaaacattagtaaatttcaaatatttgtcatttattttgttttaacttaGATTTAAAATAGCCAAATAAGTATGCTGTCTtgcaattttacttttatttcctATTTTGTATAAGATATATTTGTAAACCTACCAAGCTACAAAAGTTTACcactaaagatttttttttcctgcatgcTCCACCTGTCTGTGATGTGATATGACACCTCTGTCCACCTgacctctctctttttctctttctcactctctctcactgaTTGGCAGTGGTTTGCTCTCTAAGGCATGTTGGCTTGTAGTTTTTGCTTGGTCTCCTGTGTTCCTGGACATGATTAAGGTTTCCAGCAGGGAAGAGGGGCTGTGGAGTCGCCTGAGGGCATCAGgacacatgtatgtgtgtgtcttcgGCCATGTGTTTGCCCTGTGGTACTATACTAACTCTGAAATCCTTCTTGTTTGGACAGTATCAAatgaaacaaatcattttaaaacaaaaaaaaaccccgAAAATAATAATGTGCTGATTTAATAATATGATTTTCTAATAATACTatgattttattataatataatgatgatgataatgggcagaataatattattatctagTAAGATGCTGATTTGCAGTCTACATAAAGTTATGCAAGTTTGGAAACCACTTGCAGaaactgaataattaaaaagaaaaaagtaagagAGACCATACAAattgcatgttatttatttattactgtaa comes from Danio aesculapii chromosome 23, fDanAes4.1, whole genome shotgun sequence and encodes:
- the irak1bp1 gene encoding interleukin-1 receptor-associated kinase 1-binding protein 1 homolog yields the protein MAHSPSRVFAAVSPSAGDVYRDENQSVFNRGRKQTHLSAQSNVRVIEVTGCAEVSSPPDRACVSISVKNSKENVNDVTNSVTRRLEYILQTARQHDVKEENITVTKHLQRDEDLFHMQAEVLVVFLDFEKMQQARTVLIEKLDKSVCVGDPYYSHSAESLSLLRRRVCLEAVDNARLKASEACCILGQALGRPLLVREEESREWSSSQQDTSGSPLTLHPRTDPTLISASSRMFVTFELRPKDNNRRKF